A region from the Streptosporangium sp. NBC_01756 genome encodes:
- a CDS encoding potassium channel family protein has product MHIVIMGCGRVGSTLAHILEDSGHSVAIIDRDPQAFRRLRAGFRGRRVTGVGFDRDVLEEAGIESAGAYVAVSSGDNSNIISARVARETFGVDNVVARIYDSRRAEVYQRLGIPTVATVRWTADQILRRVLPEGAEPLWRDPTGSVVLAEVAYQSRWIGTRIKDLEEAAGTRTAFVNRLGETLLPKGDSVVQEGDVLYVMAVESDMDRINKVLSSAPEEGH; this is encoded by the coding sequence ATGCATATCGTGATCATGGGATGTGGCCGAGTGGGTTCGACCCTGGCGCACATCCTGGAGGACAGTGGCCACTCGGTCGCGATCATCGACCGTGACCCGCAGGCGTTCCGCCGCCTGCGGGCCGGCTTCCGTGGCCGCCGGGTGACCGGGGTCGGTTTCGACCGGGACGTCCTGGAAGAGGCCGGCATAGAGTCAGCCGGCGCCTATGTCGCGGTGAGCAGCGGAGACAACTCCAACATCATCTCGGCCCGGGTCGCCCGCGAGACGTTCGGCGTCGACAACGTGGTGGCCCGCATCTACGACTCCCGGCGCGCCGAGGTCTACCAGAGGTTGGGCATCCCCACCGTGGCGACGGTCCGCTGGACCGCCGACCAGATCCTGCGCCGGGTGCTGCCCGAAGGCGCCGAGCCGCTGTGGCGAGACCCGACCGGATCCGTCGTGCTGGCCGAGGTGGCCTACCAGTCCCGGTGGATCGGCACCAGGATCAAGGATCTGGAGGAGGCTGCGGGCACGCGCACGGCGTTCGTCAACCGGCTGGGCGAGACCCTGCTGCCCAAGGGCGACTCCGTGGTGCAGGAGGGCGACGTCCTGTACGTCATGGCGGTCGAGAGCGACATGGACCGCATCAACAAGGTGCTGTCCAGCGCGCCGGAGGAGGGTCACTGA
- a CDS encoding potassium channel family protein produces the protein MRVTIAGAGAVGRSIAAELLENGHEVLLIDIDPRAIKIDTVPRAEWLLADACEISSLDEAGLADCHVVVAASGDDKVNLVVSLLAKTEYGVPRVVARINHPKNEWLFNESWGVDVAVSTPRLLSALVEEAVSVGDLVRLMTFRQGQANLVELTLPEDAPVVGQRAGSVPWPNDTALVAILREGRVLVPTADDPLEAGDELMFVASQEVEEELAQLLSAHRSIR, from the coding sequence ATGCGTGTCACCATCGCGGGGGCCGGGGCGGTCGGCCGGTCGATCGCCGCCGAACTCCTGGAGAACGGGCACGAGGTCCTGCTCATCGACATCGACCCCAGGGCCATCAAGATCGATACGGTGCCCCGGGCGGAGTGGCTGCTCGCGGACGCCTGTGAGATCTCCTCCCTGGACGAGGCGGGTCTGGCCGACTGCCATGTGGTCGTCGCCGCCAGCGGCGACGACAAGGTCAACCTCGTGGTGTCCCTGCTGGCCAAGACGGAGTACGGCGTGCCGCGCGTGGTCGCCAGGATCAACCACCCCAAGAACGAGTGGCTGTTCAACGAGTCGTGGGGAGTGGACGTGGCGGTCTCCACCCCCCGCCTGCTGAGCGCGCTGGTCGAGGAGGCGGTGAGCGTCGGCGACCTGGTCCGGCTGATGACCTTCCGCCAGGGGCAGGCCAACCTGGTCGAGCTCACCCTGCCCGAGGACGCGCCGGTGGTCGGTCAGCGTGCCGGCTCGGTGCCCTGGCCGAACGACACCGCCCTGGTCGCGATCCTGCGCGAGGGACGCGTGCTGGTGCCCACCGCGGACGACCCGCTGGAGGCCGGGGACGAGCTGATGTTCGTCGCCAGCCAGGAGGTCGAGGAGGAGCTGGCCCAGCTCCTGTCGGCGCACCGCTCCATCCGCTGA